AACACAAAGTGAAAAATTTGCTGACTTGCTATATAGCAATCCGGAATTCCAAAAGGCGGTCATAATCATACGCCGCCGCTTCGGCATACCCGACCCTGGATTTATTAAAAAAGATGATCGGGCAGAGTTTATAAAAAAATTCAGCAAGGAGTCCCTAAGTAAGGCATCGGATCCCTTGCTTATCAGTAGGGTTCGCAAATTACGCCAGGACTACGAAGCCGGAAAAATTTCTCGCCAGAAATATCTTTTCACTGTCAGAGAGCTTGAGTGGGTAGTGCCGCAATTTCGTATAGATCGAGAAATAAAAAATCTCAGAGCGGAATTTAAGATATCGAACCATTGGGATTTTGTGCTACTCAGCCACATCATTTCCGGTGAGAAACATTGGTCGCAAAGCTGCGTCCCAGGAATTTTTCTTATCGGAGATGGACCTGAGGCGGAAATTAAAATCACAATTGATGCTAACGCAACACAGAAGGAATTATTGGATATCTGGCCGACGATACAAGAATTCCAAAAAAGACTGCCGAACTATCGCGGCGGGAAATTGAGAAAGTTAAAAAATTTAGAACGGGACTCTAGAATAGTTGAAATGCGCGCCAAGGGTATGAAGGATAGAGAAATCACCGAAGAAATAAACCGATTGTATAAAGGCACGCCTGTAAGCTATGAATATGTACCGAAAATATTGAAACGCTATAAGGTCCGTACCGGACACTAAGGGATTCTTCCTAGCGCCTTATACGAAATAATTCCCCGCCCCCAAGCTGTAGTTATGAGACTACGGTTTTATTTTGTCGTCTCTGGTCGAGGTCGACGACCGAATTTACAAGAAGATCGAATGAAAACTTAAAATAAAAAATAATAAAAACATGGATAAACCAATAAAACAAAAATTAAACATTCAATACGTTCCGGTGAGTGATTTGCGGCCGGCGTCGTACAATCCGCGCAAGCATTCCCAAGAACAGGCAGGTCAGCTAAAAGAAAGCATTAAGAAATTTGGACTAGTGGACCCATTACTGGTTAATTCTGCGCCCAGCCGAAAAGGAATTGTAATCGGCGGCCACTTCCGACTCGAGGTCGTTAAAGAAATGGGCTTCAAAGAAGTGCCGGTCGTCTACATCAATGTCCCCGACATCGAAAAGGAAAAAGAACTTTGCATCCGGTTAAATTTGAACACCGGCGAGTTCGACTGGGATCTATTGGCCGACTTCGAGGAGGTATTTCTGAAAGACGTTGGCTTCTCCAGCGAAGACTTGGACGATATCTTCGGCATAGACGATAATCCGGAAATATTTGATCTCCAAAAGGAGTTAAAGAAACTCGATATCACTAAGATTCTGATTAAGAAAGGAGATGTCTGGCAGTTGGGCACACACCGCCTTATGTGCGGCGACTCAACCACTGCCTCCGACTTCTCGAAGCTCATGGGCGGCGATAAGGCGTCGCTCTGCCTGACAGACCCACCGTATCGCCTGGACTACCTCAAAGGTAAGAAGAAAAACGGCAAAGCGACTGAAGGATTCGGGTACAAGCGTGACCGTAAATATTTAGAAACCGATTCAATTCCGGAGGACTTCACAGAAAAATGGATGGCGAATATCGCCAAAGCAGCCAAAGAGGATTTCCATATCATTGTATACGAAAATTGGAAAAATATCCGACTTATTTGGGGCGAGATGGAGAAATATTGGAAAGTTCGCAATATGATTGTCTGGCATTTACCAAACCGGATGCAAGGTTTTGCGGCGAAGTATAGGTTCTTCAATAAGCACGACATTGCGATGGTTGGATCCTCGGGCAAATCCGAAATTCGCTTGAACTCCGAAGGCGAACTATTGGATAACGAATATCAGACGGCGCTTTATGCCACTGCCGGCAAGCCGCATTGGGAAGGCTACGAGAAAGGAAAGAAAATCTGCCCGACGGATTTTATTGAGTACAAATCGGCGGACGCAAAAAGTTCCGGACAGGGAATAATTTTCGGAACAAAGCCAGTAGAGATCCTGATTCCGTACATGAAAGTTTTAACCAAGCGCGGAGATCTGGTAGTTGAGCCGTTTGGAGGTAGTGGATCAACCTTGATCACGGCTGAGAAAATGAAGCGCCGTTGTTTCTTGATGGAAAAATCGCCAGTCTACGCCGAAGTGATAAAACATCGCTGGGAGAAATTAACTGGCCTTAAAGCCAAAAAATTATGAAACGGGCAACTAAGGCGCTGCTTCTAGAGCAGCTGAAGAAAACTCCGATTGTTCAGATCGCTTGCGAGAAGGCTGGCGTGGGTCGGGCAACGTACTATCGCTGGCGCAAGGAAGATCCAGAATTCTCTAAGATGGCGGACGAAGCCATCTTAGAGGGCAGCTTTCTCGTTAATGATATGGCCGAGACCCAGCTCATGTCCGCCATTAGAGACCGGAACCTAACTGCGATTATCTTTTGGCTTAAGCACCATCACTCCCAATACACCAACCGCTTGGAAATTAGCGGCCAGATTACTCATTTACGTAAAGAGCTCACCGAAGAAGAAAAACAGATGGTCGAAAAGGCATTACGCTTGGCAATGCCGCAGGAAAACGAAGAGCTAAATCAAAACAATGGAGAACCAACTACCTAATAAACCCGAGGAAATCATCCAGAGAATGATTAACGA
This is a stretch of genomic DNA from bacterium. It encodes these proteins:
- a CDS encoding DNA modification methylase: MDKPIKQKLNIQYVPVSDLRPASYNPRKHSQEQAGQLKESIKKFGLVDPLLVNSAPSRKGIVIGGHFRLEVVKEMGFKEVPVVYINVPDIEKEKELCIRLNLNTGEFDWDLLADFEEVFLKDVGFSSEDLDDIFGIDDNPEIFDLQKELKKLDITKILIKKGDVWQLGTHRLMCGDSTTASDFSKLMGGDKASLCLTDPPYRLDYLKGKKKNGKATEGFGYKRDRKYLETDSIPEDFTEKWMANIAKAAKEDFHIIVYENWKNIRLIWGEMEKYWKVRNMIVWHLPNRMQGFAAKYRFFNKHDIAMVGSSGKSEIRLNSEGELLDNEYQTALYATAGKPHWEGYEKGKKICPTDFIEYKSADAKSSGQGIIFGTKPVEILIPYMKVLTKRGDLVVEPFGGSGSTLITAEKMKRRCFLMEKSPVYAEVIKHRWEKLTGLKAKKL
- a CDS encoding phBC6A51 family helix-turn-helix protein: MKRATKALLLEQLKKTPIVQIACEKAGVGRATYYRWRKEDPEFSKMADEAILEGSFLVNDMAETQLMSAIRDRNLTAIIFWLKHHHSQYTNRLEISGQITHLRKELTEEEKQMVEKALRLAMPQENEELNQNNGEPTT